The Lutibacter profundi genome includes a region encoding these proteins:
- a CDS encoding VanZ family protein — translation MERKLYFYSALLLTIVITIGSLISIPKLEVTQVQISDKLVHISAYCLLTLNWLLAYKFKANKLKFSLLILLFVFIYGIVIEVLQGTITNYRQADLLDVLANFIGIGLSFIFFSLFFKRK, via the coding sequence TTGGAGCGTAAATTATATTTTTACAGTGCACTACTTTTAACAATTGTAATTACAATAGGTAGTCTAATTTCAATCCCTAAATTAGAAGTAACACAAGTACAAATTTCAGATAAACTTGTGCACATATCTGCTTATTGTTTGCTAACATTAAATTGGTTGCTGGCCTATAAGTTTAAAGCCAATAAACTAAAATTTAGTTTATTGATTTTGCTGTTTGTTTTTATTTATGGCATAGTTATTGAAGTTTTGCAAGGAACCATAACCAATTATAGGCAGGCAGATTTATTAGATGTTTTAGCCAATTTTATAGGTATTGGTCTCTCTTTTATATTTTTTAGCCTATTTTTTAAAAGAAAATAG
- the gcvH gene encoding glycine cleavage system protein GcvH: protein MNIPEELKYTKDHEWIKIEGDTATVGITHFAQSELGDIVYVDVDTVDETVEKDEVFGSVEAVKTVSDLLMPLTGEVTDFNEALEDEPEKVNTDPYGEGWMIKIAISDTSQVEALLSAEDYKKLIGA, encoded by the coding sequence ATGAATATTCCAGAAGAATTAAAGTATACAAAAGACCATGAATGGATAAAAATTGAAGGAGATACAGCAACAGTAGGTATTACGCATTTTGCGCAATCTGAATTAGGAGACATTGTTTATGTAGATGTTGATACTGTTGATGAAACAGTTGAAAAAGATGAAGTGTTTGGCTCTGTTGAAGCCGTAAAAACAGTATCAGATTTGTTAATGCCTTTAACAGGTGAAGTAACAGATTTTAATGAAGCTTTAGAAGATGAACCAGAAAAAGTGAATACAGATCCTTATGGAGAAGGATGGATGATTAAAATAGCTATTTCTGATACTTCTCAAGTTGAAGCGTTATTATCAGCTGAAGATTATAAAAAATTAATTGGAGCGTAA